In the Thermodesulfovibrio yellowstonii DSM 11347 genome, one interval contains:
- a CDS encoding YbgA family protein, translating into MLKPKILFSRCFFEPVRYNSGLVVDEFVENLKRYVDCVYLCPEVEIGLGVPRVPVIIIQNNNEKRLIQQETGLDLTDKMISYVENVIKQLNKIDGAVLKAKSPSCGVSSTKLYRDGVVIGKTDGFLAESLKKAFPLLPIEDEGRLRDENIRNHFLTRIFALCEFKALSKNLKESDLVRFHTKYKYLLMTYSQQHLKILGRIVADGKINITEKISKYGEVFIEVFRKKPTKARHINTLTHIFGHISRYLSQRERAHFLELMEKYRKNMIKRRVLIELLRNFAYRFENDYILLQKYLEPFPEDLSV; encoded by the coding sequence ATGCTAAAGCCAAAAATTCTATTCAGCAGATGTTTTTTTGAGCCTGTAAGATACAATAGTGGACTGGTTGTTGATGAGTTTGTTGAAAATTTAAAGAGATATGTTGACTGTGTATATTTATGTCCTGAGGTTGAGATAGGACTTGGTGTGCCAAGAGTTCCTGTAATCATTATACAAAATAACAATGAAAAGAGATTAATCCAACAGGAAACTGGATTAGATTTAACCGATAAAATGATTAGTTATGTTGAAAATGTAATTAAACAATTAAACAAAATAGATGGCGCTGTCCTGAAGGCAAAGTCTCCTTCCTGTGGAGTCTCATCAACAAAACTTTACAGAGATGGTGTAGTTATAGGTAAAACAGACGGATTTCTTGCTGAAAGCCTAAAAAAAGCCTTTCCATTACTTCCAATAGAGGATGAGGGAAGACTAAGAGATGAAAACATAAGAAATCATTTCTTAACAAGAATTTTTGCTCTCTGTGAATTTAAAGCTCTTAGTAAAAATCTTAAAGAGTCAGATTTGGTGAGATTTCATACGAAATACAAATATCTTCTTATGACATATAGCCAACAACATCTGAAAATTCTTGGAAGAATTGTTGCGGATGGAAAAATCAATATAACTGAAAAAATTTCTAAGTATGGTGAAGTATTTATTGAGGTTTTTAGAAAAAAGCCAACAAAAGCAAGACATATAAACACACTTACCCATATTTTTGGGCATATATCAAGATATCTAAGTCAGAGAGAACGTGCACACTTTTTAGAGCTTATGGAAAAATATAGAAAAAACATGATTAAACGAAGAGTTCTTATTGAGCTTCTCAGAAACTTTGCCTACAGATTTGAAAATGATTACATTCTACTTCAGAAATACCTTGAGCCTTTTCCAGAGGATTTAAGTGTATAG